In one Pseudomonas sp. SCA2728.1_7 genomic region, the following are encoded:
- a CDS encoding extracellular solute-binding protein, translating to MLAPKRLLTALALTLIGSTTAQAADEVVVYSSRIDELIKPVFDAYTAKTGVKIKFITDKEAPLMQRIKAEGENATADLLLTVDAGNLWQAEQMGILQPFTSKTIDANIPLQYRSSSHAWTGLSLRARTIAYSTERVKPGELTTYEALADKNWEGRLCLRTAKKVYNQSLTATMIEVHGAEKTEKILKGWVNNLSTDVFSDDVAVLEAINAGQCDVGIVNTYYYGRLHKQKPELPVKLFWPNQADRGVHVNLSGIGLTKHAPHPEAAKALVEWMTTPEAQKIFADVNQEFPANPAVAPSEEVAAWGKFIADTLPVEVAGKRQAEAIRMMDRAGWN from the coding sequence ATGTTGGCACCCAAGCGTCTTCTGACCGCACTGGCCCTGACCCTGATCGGTAGCACAACGGCCCAGGCCGCTGATGAGGTGGTGGTTTACTCGTCGCGCATCGATGAACTGATCAAACCGGTCTTCGATGCCTACACCGCCAAGACCGGGGTGAAGATCAAGTTCATCACCGACAAGGAAGCGCCGCTGATGCAGCGCATCAAGGCCGAGGGTGAAAATGCTACCGCCGACCTGCTGCTCACCGTTGATGCCGGCAACCTCTGGCAGGCCGAGCAGATGGGCATCCTCCAGCCGTTCACTTCGAAAACCATCGACGCCAACATCCCGCTGCAATATCGCTCGTCCAGCCATGCCTGGACCGGTCTGAGCCTGCGCGCGCGGACCATCGCCTACTCCACCGAACGGGTGAAACCGGGCGAACTGACCACCTACGAAGCACTGGCCGACAAGAACTGGGAAGGGCGCCTGTGCCTGCGAACGGCGAAAAAGGTCTACAACCAGTCGCTGACCGCGACCATGATCGAAGTCCACGGTGCCGAAAAGACCGAGAAGATCCTCAAGGGCTGGGTCAACAACCTCTCCACCGATGTGTTCTCCGATGACGTCGCGGTGCTCGAAGCGATCAATGCCGGGCAGTGCGACGTTGGCATCGTCAACACGTACTACTACGGTCGCCTGCACAAGCAGAAGCCGGAGTTGCCGGTAAAACTGTTCTGGCCGAATCAGGCCGATCGGGGTGTGCATGTCAATCTGTCGGGCATTGGCCTGACCAAGCATGCACCGCACCCGGAAGCGGCGAAGGCTTTGGTTGAGTGGATGACTACACCTGAGGCGCAGAAGATCTTTGCTGACGTGAACCAGGAATTCCCGGCCAACCCGGCGGTAGCACCTTCGGAAGAAGTGGCGGCGTGGGGCAAGTTCATTGCCGATACTTTACCGGTGGAAGTGGCGGGCAAGCGTCAGGCTGAGGCGATCCGGATGATGGATCGGGCGGGTTGGAATTGA
- a CDS encoding iron ABC transporter permease, which produces MAHPAQRRWYPIVFAIAALVLLPLSVLLLSWQTIDQQIWSHLWETQMPRLLGNTLTLVVGVGVGVTLLGVSLAWLTSLCEFPGRRWLDWALMLPFAIPAYVLAFVFVGLLDFAGPVQTLLREWFGTGLRLPRVRSTGGVIIVLVLVFYPYVYLLARTAFLAQGKGLMEAARVLGQSPWQAFWRVALPMARPAIGSGVALALMETLADFGAVSVFNFDTFTTAIYKTWYGFFSLPSAAQLASLLLLVVMLVLYGERRARGANRASNERPRVKALYHLRGFKALAAMSWCGLVFACAFVIPMLQLIVWFWQRGRFDLDERYAGLILHTLYLGGMAALITVSVALLLAFARRLAPTQAINSGVGLANLGYALPGSVLAVSIMLAFSYLDRELVIPLSGWLGGAGKPLLLGSLAALLMAYLVRFIAVAYGPLESSLARIRPSLPEAARSLGVSGPRLFFKVYLPLLLPGTLSAALLVFVDVLKEMPATLLMRPFGWDTLAVRIFEMTSEGEWARASLPALTLVLVGLLPVIGLIRRSAHRNT; this is translated from the coding sequence GTGGCCCACCCTGCCCAACGCCGCTGGTACCCCATCGTCTTCGCCATCGCCGCGCTGGTGCTGTTGCCCCTGAGCGTTCTGCTGCTCTCCTGGCAGACCATCGACCAGCAAATCTGGTCGCACCTGTGGGAAACCCAGATGCCACGCCTGCTGGGCAATACTCTGACGCTGGTCGTTGGCGTCGGTGTCGGTGTGACGCTGCTCGGCGTCAGCCTCGCCTGGCTCACCAGCCTTTGCGAGTTCCCCGGGCGGCGCTGGCTCGACTGGGCGCTGATGCTGCCTTTCGCCATTCCGGCCTACGTACTGGCGTTCGTCTTCGTCGGCCTGCTCGACTTCGCCGGCCCCGTACAGACCCTGCTGCGCGAATGGTTCGGCACCGGTCTGCGCCTGCCACGGGTGCGCTCCACCGGCGGGGTGATCATCGTGCTGGTGCTGGTCTTTTATCCCTACGTTTACCTGCTGGCGCGCACCGCGTTCCTCGCCCAGGGCAAAGGCCTGATGGAAGCCGCACGGGTACTTGGCCAGTCGCCGTGGCAAGCCTTCTGGCGGGTGGCGTTGCCGATGGCGCGTCCGGCCATCGGTTCGGGCGTGGCGCTGGCGCTGATGGAAACCCTGGCCGATTTCGGTGCAGTGTCGGTGTTCAACTTCGACACCTTCACCACCGCCATCTACAAAACCTGGTACGGCTTCTTCAGCCTGCCGAGCGCCGCGCAACTGGCCAGCCTGTTGCTGCTGGTGGTGATGTTGGTGCTCTACGGTGAACGCCGTGCGCGCGGTGCCAACCGGGCAAGCAACGAGCGGCCACGGGTCAAAGCCTTGTATCACTTGCGCGGATTCAAGGCCCTCGCGGCGATGAGTTGGTGTGGATTGGTGTTCGCCTGCGCTTTCGTCATTCCGATGCTGCAACTGATCGTCTGGTTCTGGCAGCGCGGGCGTTTCGATCTCGATGAGCGCTACGCCGGGCTGATCCTGCACACCCTGTATCTGGGCGGCATGGCGGCGCTGATTACGGTCAGTGTTGCCCTACTGCTTGCGTTTGCCCGGAGGCTGGCGCCGACGCAGGCGATCAACTCTGGTGTTGGTCTGGCCAACCTTGGCTACGCCTTGCCGGGTTCGGTGCTGGCGGTGTCGATCATGCTGGCCTTCAGTTACTTGGATCGAGAATTGGTCATCCCGCTCTCCGGATGGCTCGGTGGCGCAGGCAAACCGTTACTGCTTGGCAGCCTGGCGGCACTGTTGATGGCTTATCTGGTGCGTTTCATCGCGGTCGCTTACGGCCCGCTGGAAAGCAGTCTGGCGCGTATACGGCCATCTTTGCCCGAAGCGGCACGTAGCCTGGGTGTCAGTGGGCCGCGACTGTTTTTCAAAGTGTATCTGCCGTTGTTACTGCCCGGCACGTTGAGCGCGGCGTTGCTGGTGTTCGTCGATGTGCTCAAGGAAATGCCCGCGACCCTGCTGATGCGCCCATTTGGCTGGGACACGCTGGCCGTACGCATCTTTGAAATGACCAGCGAAGGCGAATGGGCGCGTGCGTCGTTGCCAGCGCTGACCCTGGTTCTGGTCGGATTGTTACCGGTCATCGGCCTGATTCGCCGCTCTGCCCATCGAAACACTTAG
- the gcvT gene encoding glycine cleavage system aminomethyltransferase GcvT has translation MGQRTPLYDLHLALGAKMVDFGGWDMPLHYGSQVEEHHEVRRDCGVFDVSHMTVIDVTGPQAKAWLQHLLANDVDRLHRPGRALYSTMLNERGGIVDDMIVYRLDDAYRLVFNASTRDQDLAWMNAQRGDYDVQLHERAELAMLAIQGPQARHKIAELVTQSRATLIQHLKPFEGYTDGDWFIARTGYTGEDGLEICLPASQAPGFFNDLVGAGISPIGLGARDTLRVEAGMNLYGQDIHQDVSPLASNMAWSIAWEPASRQFIGRTALEAEKAAGVAHKLVGLVLEERGVLRAHQVVRIADVGEGEITSGSFSPTLSKSIALARVPMATADRAEVEIRGKWYPVRVVKPTFVRHGKTLI, from the coding sequence ATGGGACAGCGTACGCCTCTGTATGACCTGCATCTCGCCCTCGGCGCGAAGATGGTCGATTTTGGCGGTTGGGACATGCCTCTGCATTACGGCTCGCAGGTCGAGGAACACCACGAAGTGCGCCGCGATTGCGGGGTGTTCGATGTATCCCACATGACCGTGATCGATGTCACCGGCCCCCAGGCCAAAGCCTGGTTGCAGCATTTGCTGGCCAATGATGTCGACCGCCTGCATCGCCCTGGCCGTGCGTTGTACAGCACCATGCTCAACGAGCGCGGCGGCATCGTCGACGACATGATCGTCTACCGCCTCGACGACGCTTATCGACTGGTGTTCAACGCTTCCACCCGCGATCAGGATCTGGCCTGGATGAACGCGCAGCGCGGCGATTACGACGTGCAGCTGCACGAGCGCGCCGAACTGGCGATGCTCGCCATTCAAGGTCCACAGGCCCGGCACAAGATTGCCGAACTGGTGACCCAGTCGCGCGCCACGCTGATCCAGCACCTCAAGCCATTCGAAGGCTACACCGACGGTGACTGGTTTATCGCCCGTACCGGTTATACCGGTGAAGATGGTCTGGAAATCTGCCTGCCGGCCAGTCAGGCGCCGGGGTTCTTCAACGATCTGGTCGGCGCCGGTATTTCCCCGATCGGCCTCGGCGCCCGCGACACTCTGCGCGTTGAGGCCGGAATGAACCTCTACGGTCAGGACATTCATCAGGACGTTTCGCCGCTGGCGTCGAACATGGCCTGGAGCATTGCCTGGGAACCGGCCTCGCGCCAGTTCATCGGTCGCACTGCGCTGGAAGCGGAAAAAGCCGCCGGCGTTGCGCACAAACTGGTCGGCCTGGTGCTGGAAGAACGCGGCGTTTTGCGCGCTCATCAAGTGGTTCGCATCGCCGATGTTGGCGAAGGGGAGATCACCAGTGGTAGTTTCTCTCCTACGCTAAGCAAATCGATTGCCCTGGCGCGTGTTCCGATGGCAACCGCCGACCGCGCCGAAGTGGAAATCCGTGGCAAGTGGTACCCGGTGCGAGTGGTCAAACCGACCTTCGTACGCCACGGCAAAACTTTGATCTAA
- the gcvH gene encoding glycine cleavage system protein GcvH: protein MSNIPAELRFAESHEWARLEADGTVTVGISDHAQEALGDVVFVELTEVGKVFAAEDQAGVVESVKAASDIYSPISGEVIAINEELGGSPELLNSDPYGAWIFKLKPSDKAELDKLLDAAAYKAAIGE, encoded by the coding sequence ATGAGCAATATCCCCGCTGAACTGCGTTTTGCCGAAAGTCATGAATGGGCACGTCTGGAAGCCGACGGCACCGTCACCGTGGGCATCAGCGATCACGCGCAGGAAGCGCTGGGCGATGTGGTGTTCGTCGAGCTGACTGAAGTGGGCAAGGTGTTCGCCGCTGAAGATCAGGCTGGCGTCGTTGAATCGGTGAAAGCTGCTTCCGACATCTATTCGCCGATCAGCGGTGAAGTGATCGCAATCAACGAAGAGCTGGGCGGCTCGCCTGAGCTGCTGAACTCCGACCCGTATGGCGCGTGGATCTTCAAGCTCAAGCCAAGCGACAAGGCTGAGCTGGACAAGCTGCTGGATGCAGCGGCGTACAAGGCCGCCATCGGAGAGTAA
- the gcvP gene encoding aminomethyl-transferring glycine dehydrogenase, giving the protein MSQLPSLSQLRDPDAFLRRHLGPDIAEQQAMLDSLGLGSRIELIEQTVPPGIRFNRALDLPPALDEQAALAKLRGYAEQNQVWTSLIGMGYHGTLTPTVILRNVLENPGWYTAYTPYQPEIAQGRLEALLNFQQLTIDLTGLELANASLLDEATAAAEAMALAKRVAKSKSNLFFVDENCHPQTISVVQTRAEGFGFELIIDAVDNLKQHQVFGALLQYPDTHGEIRDLRPLIDHLHAQQALACVATDLLSLLLLTPPGELGADVVFGSSQRFGVPMGYGGPHAAFFASREEYKRAIPGRIIGVSKDARGNVALRMALQTREQHIRREKANSNICTAQVLLANIASFYAVYHGPEGLKRIAQRTHRLTCILAAGLERKGISRVNAQFFDTLTLDVGGAQTAIIESAQAAQINLRILGRGRVGLSLDETCDESTVAKLFDVLLGADHGLNVDELDAEALSSGIPDNLQRKTPYLRHPVFNAHHSETEMLRYLKQLENKDLALNQSMIPLGSCTMKLNATSEMIPITWPQFANLHPFVPREQAVGYTLMIEELERWLCAITGFDAICMQPNSGAQGEYAGLLAIRKYHESRQQGARDICLIPSSAHGTNPASAQMAGMRVVIVECDEAGNVDLPDLKAKAAEAGDKLSCLMATYPSTHGVYEEGISEICEVIHKHGGQVYMDGANLNAQVGLARPADIGADVSHMNLHKTFCIPHGGGGPGMGPIGIRAHLAPFVANHPVVPIDGPLAQNGAVSAAPWGSASILPISWMYIAMMGPQLADASEVAILAANYLAQHLSGAFPVLYTGRNGRVAHECILDLRPLKAQTGISEEDVAKRLMDYGFHAPTMSFPVPGTLMVEPTESESKAELDRFIGAMLSIRAEITEVQNGNWPAEDNPLKRAPHTLADVTGVWERPYSIEQGITPDAHTKAHKYWPAVNRVDNVYGDRNLFCACVPVDDYR; this is encoded by the coding sequence ATGTCCCAGTTGCCGTCCCTGAGCCAGTTACGCGATCCCGACGCTTTTCTGCGCCGCCACCTCGGTCCCGACATCGCCGAACAACAGGCGATGCTCGACAGTCTCGGCCTCGGTAGTCGAATCGAACTGATCGAGCAAACGGTGCCGCCAGGCATTCGCTTCAATCGCGCGCTCGACCTGCCACCGGCGCTGGATGAACAAGCAGCGCTGGCCAAACTGCGCGGTTATGCCGAACAGAATCAGGTCTGGACCAGCCTGATCGGCATGGGCTATCACGGCACACTGACGCCGACCGTCATCCTGCGCAACGTCCTGGAAAATCCCGGCTGGTACACCGCGTACACGCCGTATCAACCGGAGATCGCCCAGGGCCGGCTCGAAGCGCTGCTGAATTTTCAGCAGTTGACCATCGACCTCACCGGGCTCGAATTGGCCAACGCCTCACTGCTCGATGAAGCCACGGCAGCGGCGGAAGCCATGGCGCTGGCCAAGCGTGTGGCGAAGTCGAAGAGCAACCTGTTCTTCGTCGATGAGAACTGTCATCCGCAAACCATTTCCGTGGTGCAGACCCGCGCCGAAGGCTTCGGTTTCGAGCTGATCATCGACGCTGTGGATAACTTGAAACAGCATCAGGTGTTTGGCGCGCTGCTGCAGTATCCCGACACTCACGGCGAGATCCGTGATCTGCGGCCGTTGATCGATCACTTGCATGCGCAGCAGGCCCTGGCGTGTGTGGCGACCGATTTGTTGAGCTTGCTGTTGCTGACACCGCCGGGCGAACTGGGCGCCGATGTGGTGTTCGGCTCGTCCCAGCGCTTTGGCGTGCCGATGGGTTATGGCGGTCCGCACGCGGCGTTCTTTGCCAGTCGCGAGGAATACAAACGGGCGATTCCGGGGCGGATCATCGGTGTGTCGAAAGATGCCCGGGGCAACGTGGCGCTGCGCATGGCGTTGCAAACCCGCGAGCAACATATCCGCCGTGAGAAGGCCAATTCGAACATCTGCACCGCGCAGGTGCTGCTGGCCAACATCGCCAGTTTCTACGCGGTGTATCACGGCCCGGAAGGTTTGAAACGCATCGCCCAGCGCACGCATCGGTTGACCTGCATTCTGGCGGCCGGGCTTGAGCGCAAAGGCATCAGTCGGGTCAATGCGCAGTTCTTCGACACCCTGACGCTGGACGTCGGCGGTGCGCAAACCGCGATTATCGAAAGCGCTCAAGCCGCACAGATCAATCTGAGAATACTCGGGCGCGGTCGAGTGGGGCTGAGTCTCGATGAGACGTGCGATGAGAGCACCGTGGCCAAGCTGTTCGATGTGCTGCTCGGCGCCGATCATGGGTTGAATGTCGATGAACTTGACGCTGAAGCCCTGAGCTCGGGCATCCCCGACAACCTTCAGCGCAAAACCCCGTACCTGCGCCACCCGGTGTTCAACGCTCATCACAGCGAAACCGAGATGCTGCGCTATCTCAAACAACTGGAAAACAAGGATCTGGCGCTCAACCAGTCGATGATCCCGCTGGGCTCCTGCACCATGAAACTCAACGCCACCAGCGAAATGATCCCGATTACCTGGCCGCAATTCGCCAATCTGCATCCGTTTGTGCCCCGCGAGCAGGCCGTCGGTTACACATTGATGATCGAGGAGCTGGAGCGCTGGCTGTGCGCAATCACCGGGTTCGATGCGATCTGCATGCAGCCCAACTCCGGCGCCCAAGGCGAGTACGCCGGGCTGCTGGCGATCCGCAAATATCATGAGAGCCGTCAGCAGGGTGCGCGGGATATCTGCCTGATTCCGTCCTCGGCCCACGGCACCAACCCGGCCTCGGCGCAGATGGCCGGAATGCGCGTGGTGATCGTCGAATGCGACGAGGCGGGCAACGTCGATCTGCCGGATTTGAAAGCGAAAGCCGCCGAGGCTGGGGATAAGTTGTCGTGCCTGATGGCAACCTATCCGTCGACTCACGGTGTGTACGAGGAGGGCATCAGCGAGATCTGCGAGGTTATCCACAAGCATGGCGGTCAGGTGTACATGGACGGCGCCAACCTCAACGCGCAGGTCGGGCTGGCGCGGCCGGCGGACATCGGCGCCGACGTGTCCCATATGAACCTGCACAAGACTTTCTGCATTCCCCATGGCGGCGGTGGGCCGGGCATGGGCCCGATCGGCATTCGTGCGCATCTGGCGCCGTTCGTCGCCAATCACCCGGTGGTGCCAATCGATGGGCCGTTGGCGCAGAACGGCGCCGTCAGCGCGGCGCCATGGGGCAGTGCAAGTATTCTGCCGATCAGTTGGATGTACATCGCCATGATGGGCCCACAGTTGGCGGATGCCAGCGAGGTGGCGATTCTGGCAGCGAATTACCTGGCGCAACATTTATCCGGTGCGTTCCCGGTGTTGTATACCGGGCGCAATGGGCGCGTGGCTCATGAATGCATTCTGGATTTGCGGCCATTGAAGGCGCAGACCGGGATCAGTGAGGAGGACGTCGCCAAGCGTCTGATGGATTACGGTTTCCATGCGCCGACCATGTCCTTCCCGGTGCCGGGAACCTTGATGGTCGAGCCGACCGAGAGTGAATCCAAGGCTGAACTGGACCGCTTTATCGGTGCAATGTTGAGCATTCGCGCAGAAATCACTGAGGTGCAGAACGGCAACTGGCCGGCCGAGGACAACCCGTTGAAACGAGCGCCGCATACCCTGGCGGATGTCACCGGAGTTTGGGAGCGGCCCTACAGCATCGAGCAGGGCATTACCCCGGATGCGCACACCAAGGCGCACAAGTATTGGCCGGCGGTGAATCGGGTCGACAATGTCTACGGCGA